The following nucleotide sequence is from Streptomyces bathyalis.
GCGCGCCGACCGGAACCGCCCGAGCCGGATCGCAACCCGGACTTCCCCGTAGCGGGGTCCTCAGCCACGGACACGGAACCTCCTCAGGTGGTCGCACCCCAGCCTAAGCTCTGCTCCCGGGACCTGGCCGGGGTGTGCCGGGCGCCGAGGCTGAGCGGAGCACGGCCCGTCGCGCACGCCGCCTCACACGGAAGCCGCCGGATGTCCGGCCGGGCGGTGCCCGCCGGGCCCGGGCTCACTCCTCCCGAACAAGCACGAGACGAAGGTCGCGAACGGCACGCTCGTGGTCCACGACGCGCCGGATCAGCTCCGTCCTGCGCTTGCCGTACGCGGGTCCGTCGGCTCCTTCGCCTGTGGCGCGCTGGTTCAACTCGCCGTACTCCCTTGCCACTTGCGGATGCGATCGCATGTGGTCACGGAAGAGCCGCTCGTTGCGCGTGTCCCAGGTGCCGGCGGTGACGTCGTCCAGGGTGGCGACCGACGCCGTCAGGCCGATCACCGGCTCGGCGGCCGGATCCGGCACGGAGGTGTCGCCCAGGAGGTGTACGGCATTCGCCGTTCTGCCGGACGCCCATAAATGGGTTGGCCGCCCGCAGCTCGGTCGGAT
It contains:
- a CDS encoding GrpB family protein; amino-acid sequence: MPDPAAEPVIGLTASVATLDDVTAGTWDTRNERLFRDHMRSHPQVAREYGELNQRATGEGADGPAYGKRRTELIRRVVDHERAVRDLRLVLVREE